One genomic segment of Balaenoptera musculus isolate JJ_BM4_2016_0621 chromosome 11, mBalMus1.pri.v3, whole genome shotgun sequence includes these proteins:
- the LOC118904013 gene encoding eukaryotic translation initiation factor 4E-like has translation MVTVELETTPTPNPTPTEEEKTESNQEVANPEHYIKHPLQNRWAPWIFKNGKSKTWQANLRLISKFDTVEDFWALYNHIQLSSSLMPGWDYSLFKDGIEPTSEDEKNERGGRWLITLNKQQRPSDLDRFRLATLLCLTGECFDDYSDDVCGAVVNVRAKGEKIAMWTTECENREAVTHIGRVYKERLGLPPKIVTGYQSHADTATKSGSTTKNRFVV, from the exons ATGGTGACTGTGGAACTGGAAACCACCCCTACTCCTAATCCCACACctacagaagaagagaaaacagaatctaATCAGGAGGTTGCTAACCCAGAACACTATATTAAACATCCTTTACAGAACAGATGGGCaccctggatttttaaaaatggtaaaagcaaaacttggCAAGCAAACCTTCGGCTGATCTCTAAGTTTGATACTGTTGAAGACTTTTGGGCTCTGTACAACCATATCCAGTTGTCTAGCAGTTTAATGCCTGGCTGGGactactcact TTTTAAGGATGGTATTGAGCCTACGAGTGAAGATGAGAAAAACGAACGAGGAGGACGATGGCTAATTACATTGAACAAACAGCAGAGACCAAGTGACCTCGATCGCTTTCGGCTAGCGACACTGCTGTGCCTTACTGGAGAATGTTTTGATGACTACAGTGATGATGTATGTGGAGCTGTTGTTAATGTTAGAGCTAAAGGTGAAAAAATAGCAATGTGGACTACTGAATGTGAAAACAGAGAAGCTGTTACACATATAGGGAGGGTATACAAGGAAAGGTTAGGACTTCCTCCAAAGATAGTGACTGGTTATCAGTCCCATGCAGACACAGCTACTAAGAGCGGCTCCACCACTAAAAATAGGTTTGTTGTTTAA